GTTTTCGTGAACAAGCGCGAACATATGCGCAAGGATTTCCCCCGTTATATGGAAAAACGGATACGGGCGGAATTCGGATTTTCCGGGGTGCCTGTTCGGCTGTATTTCAAACAAAGGGAACGTGAAAAGAAAAATACATGAGGAGCGTCCTATGGCAGCATCAAAGAACGAAATGCCCAAGAAACCTAACATGGAGAACTACCTCAAGGAAATTGAAGTAAAAGCGTACCAAATTTATCAGGAAAGAAAGAAGAATAATATTCCCGGCGATCAGTTTACGGACTGGGTTCAGGCCGAGAACGAGATTAAGTCGAAGTACAATATCGGGTAACCGGAACCGTTCATTTTCAGAACCCGGTTTATATCAGGGACTTTTGCCGCTTCTCAAATCATTTTCGGAAGCGACGAGTGGGCGATTTTTCAATTGACGCGAAAAATAGCGTATGCTGATTTTGTCGTGGATTTATCAACGCCCTTTTTACCCGATATGAAACCCGCATACAACGCGGAATATTTTATCACCCTACTAATAGAGAGGAGAAGGCGATGTCTGAAAAAGTTGTGGCTGTAGTCGGCGCGACCGGCGCGGTCGGGCGTGAGATGATCCGCACTCTGGAACGCAGGAATTTCCCAGTGAAGGGAATCCGTTTCTTCGCATCACAGCGTTCGGCGGGTAAGTATCTCAAGTTTCAGGGAGAAGACGTCATTGTCGAGGAACTTACCGAGAAAGCGTTCGATAACCAGGGTATCGAAATCGCGCTGTTTTCAGCCGGCGGAGATACCAGTAAGCAGTACGCCCCGATAGTCGCCAAAGCCGGAGCCGTCGTGATCGACAACTCGAGCGCGTGGCGTATGAATCCCGAGGTGCCGCTTGTGGTGCCCGAGGTCAACCCCGAGGACGTCAAGTACAATAAGGGTATTATCGCGAACCCCAACTGTTCCACTATCCAGATGGTCGTGGCGCTGAAGCCGCTGCACGATTTCGGCAAAATCCGCCGTATCGTGGTATCGACCTATCAGTCGGTTTCCGGCGCGGGACAGAAGGGTATCGACGAGCTTTGGGAGCAGACTAAGAATCTGGTCAACGGCAAGCCGATTACGTCCAATAAATTTCCCAAGCAGATCGCGTTTAACGTGATCCCGCAGATAGACGTGTTCCTCGATAACTTCTTCACTAAAGAAGAGATGAAGATGGTCAACGAGACCCGCAAGATCATGCACGACGAACATATCCAGACCACCGCGACCTGCGTGCGCGTCCCCGTGCTTCGCGGGCATAGCGAATCGGTCTATATCGAGACCGAGAAGAAGATCACCCGCGAGAAGGCGATCGAGCTCCTGTCGAAGGCTCCCGGCATCGTGGTGATGGATGACCCGCAGAAGGGCGTATATCCCGTACCGACCGAGACCGCCGACCTGTTCGACACATTTGTCGGGCGTATCCGCGAGGATCTGAATATCGAGACCGGGCTGAACTTCTGGTGCGTCTCGGACAACCTGCTGAAGGGCGCGGCGTCCAACGCCGTCCAGATCGCGGAGATACTTTAGAATATTAAAACTATATAAAAAGACCGTCCAAAAGGACGGTCTTTTTCATTAGAGGAGAATCAGATGAGAGCGGTATGTATTATCGGGAGTCCAAGATTATCAGGAAATACAGCGTACATCACAGGAATGACTATCGAAGGAATGAGAGAGGCGGGAATCGAAATTGAAACTATTAACCTCGGTTCGATGAATATTCATTATTGTCAAGGATGTGGAGTTTGTGAGAAAACGAGGCAGTGTGTACAACGGGATGATATGGACACTATTATTAAATCTATGATGGATGCAAATATAATCCTTATTGCTTCACCCTCATATTGGGGAGATATAACCGGTCAGCTAAAAGTATTTTTTGACAGGAGTACCCCACTATGTAATGCAAAGGATGGTACGACTCCATTTCCGAAGGGAAAGATCGGTATTGCAATAGCATTAAGAAAAGGGAACTCCCCGGGTGAAAATCTGCATATTATTGAATCAATCCAGCACTATTTTAGCCATTTGTATATCGTACCGAAAGCGAGATACACGATTGAGGGGATTGGTAGTGTGGAAGATATTCTCAAGCAACAGGATAAAATTGACGAGGCATATCGCATAGGGTTAAATATTCTACGGTAACAATTATTGCACCTAAAAAATCAAATAACCTACACCCTTCATAAAATTTTCCCCTTGACAAATAATAATCCTATGTTATATTTACACCATGATGTACCGGAGGGCTTATGAATAAGGCGTTGTTTTTTATCCTGTTACTCATCCCTGTATTTCTCTTTCCGAAGGTCACCAAGGTCACCATCCGTAACGGGAGCGGGTACGGAATTGCGGAGCTTTATATTGTTCCGTCAAAGGGATTTAAAGGTAAATGGGGAAAAGACCTGATGAAGAACAAGTCAAAATGGGAATACTCGGACTTTGCGGGGCATGAGGTCACGGTAAAATATACTGCAAAAGACGGCGCTCTTTATCATGTAAAATTCAAGGATTTTTATAACGATTGGGGGGAGCTCGAATCGGTCGATCTCAGCAAGCACAATCCTCTGATTTTCAAAATGCACGCCGCCTACAATACAAACTATATCCCGAAAAACCCGGGGCTCGGCTACTTCGAGAAGAACCCGTGGGGGATCAAGTACGACAACTCCAAAGATACCCTTAAACCATACCATTCAAAGCTGGAAATCTATAATTACTTCCTCAAACTTCCCCGAAGCGCGCTGGAAAATGAAATATTTGTGGAAAATGCGGTTTATTTTTATGTCGATGATTATAAGATGAATGCGGGGACGCTTCCGGCTAAATCGCTCAATCAGGGCTTGGTCTGGCTGAACTATCTTCGTTGGCTCGCAGGGGTGAACAGTGATATTCAGTATACCGACAAGCTGAACAATATTGCACAGCATGGAGCTTTTATTCTCGCGG
The genomic region above belongs to Brevinematales bacterium and contains:
- a CDS encoding flavodoxin family protein: MRAVCIIGSPRLSGNTAYITGMTIEGMREAGIEIETINLGSMNIHYCQGCGVCEKTRQCVQRDDMDTIIKSMMDANIILIASPSYWGDITGQLKVFFDRSTPLCNAKDGTTPFPKGKIGIAIALRKGNSPGENLHIIESIQHYFSHLYIVPKARYTIEGIGSVEDILKQQDKIDEAYRIGLNILR
- a CDS encoding aspartate-semialdehyde dehydrogenase, giving the protein MSEKVVAVVGATGAVGREMIRTLERRNFPVKGIRFFASQRSAGKYLKFQGEDVIVEELTEKAFDNQGIEIALFSAGGDTSKQYAPIVAKAGAVVIDNSSAWRMNPEVPLVVPEVNPEDVKYNKGIIANPNCSTIQMVVALKPLHDFGKIRRIVVSTYQSVSGAGQKGIDELWEQTKNLVNGKPITSNKFPKQIAFNVIPQIDVFLDNFFTKEEMKMVNETRKIMHDEHIQTTATCVRVPVLRGHSESVYIETEKKITREKAIELLSKAPGIVVMDDPQKGVYPVPTETADLFDTFVGRIREDLNIETGLNFWCVSDNLLKGAASNAVQIAEIL